Proteins from a genomic interval of Balaenoptera musculus isolate JJ_BM4_2016_0621 chromosome 16, mBalMus1.pri.v3, whole genome shotgun sequence:
- the CALHM1 gene encoding calcium homeostasis modulator protein 1, translated as MDKFRMIFRFLQSNQEPFMNGICSIMALASAQMYSAFDFNCPCLPGYNVAYSAGVLLAPPLVPFPLGLVMNNNVSMLAEEWKRPLGRRAKDPAVLRCAFCSMAQRALIAPVVWVAVTLLDGKCFLCAFCTAVPVTMLGNGSLAPGLPPPELARLLARVPCPEVYDGDWLLAHEVAVPYLRCISQALGWSFVLLTTLLAFVVRSVRPCFTQATFLKSKYWSHYIDTEHKLFDETCTEHAKAFAKVCIQQFFKAMIHDLELGHGHGALAAVPAGSAAPTATDGANEKREKLRGITDQGTMNGLLTRWYECKPPLRLSPEEPLVGNGWAGGGSQPSRKEVATYFSKV; from the exons ATGGACAAGTTCCGGATGATCTTCCGGTTCCTGCAGTCCAACCAGGAGCCCTTCATGAACGGCATCTGCAGCATCATGGCCCTGGCCAGCGCCCAGATGTACTCCGCCTTCGACTTCAACTGCCCCTGCCTGCCGGGCTACAACGTGGCCTACAGCGCCGGCGTTCTGCTGGCGCCACCTCTGGTGCCCTTTCCGCTCGGTCTGGTCATGAACAACAACGTGTCCATGCTGGCTGAAGAGTGGAAGCGGCCACTGGGCCGCCGGGCCAAGGACCCCGCCGTGCTGCGCTGCGCGTTCTGCTCCATGGCTCAGCGCGCCCTCATCGCACCCGTCGTCTGGGTGGCCGTCACACTGCTGGATGGCAAGTGCTTCCTCTGTGCCTTCTGCACTGCTGTGCCCGTGACCATGCTGGGCAACGGCAGCCTGGCCCCCGGCCTGCCCCCGCCCGAGCTCGCCCGCCTGCTGGCCCGGGTGCCCTGCCCCGAGGTCTATGACGGCGACTGGCTGCTGGCCCACGAGGTGGCCGTGCCCTACCTGCGCTGCATCTCGCAG GCACTGGGCTGGTCCTTCGTGCTGCTGACCACACTGCTGGCATTCGTCGTGCGCTCTGTGCGGCCCTGCTTCACTCAGGCCACCTTCCTCAAAAGCAAGTACTGGTCCCACTACATCGACACTGAGCACAAGCTCTTCGATGAGACATGCACGGAGCACGCCAAGGCCTTTGCCAAGGTCTGTATCCAGCAGTTCTTCAAGGCCATGATCCATGACCTGGAGCTGGGTCACGGCCATGGGGCGTTGGCTGCAGTCCCTGCTGGCTCGGCTGCCCCCACTGCCACAGACGGTGCCAATGAGAAGAGGGAGAAGCTGCGCGGCATCACCGATCAAGGCACCATGAACGGGCTGCTCACGCGCTGGTACGAGTGCAAGCCGCCCCTGAGGCTGAGCCCGGAGGAGCCACTGGTGGGCAAtggctgggctgggggcgggtCCCAGCCTTCACGCAAGGAGGTAGCCACCTACTTCAGCAAAGTGTGA
- the CALHM2 gene encoding calcium homeostasis modulator protein 2 gives MAALIAENFRFLSLFFKSKDVMIFNGLVALGTVGSQELFSVVAFHCPCSPARNYLYGLTAIGVPALVLFLIGVILNNHTWNLVAECQYRRTKNCSAAPNFLLLSSIVGRAAVAPITWSVISLLRGEAYVCALSEFVDPSSLTAGEDSFPLGQATEILARFPCGEGPAHLSDSREEVSRRLKYESQLFGWLLIGVVAILVFLTKCLKHYCSPLSYLQEAYWAQYRANEDQLFQRTAEMHSRVLAANNVHRFFGFVALNEDDEKLVAKFPVEGTQPRPQWNAITGVYLYRENQGLPLYSRLHKWAQGLAGNGTAQDNIEMALLTS, from the exons ATGGCAGCCCTGATCGCAGAGAACTTCCGCTTCCTATCACTCTTCTTCAAGAGCAAAGATGTGATGATTTTCAACGGGCTGGTGGCACTGGGCACGGTGGGCAGCCAGGAGCTGTTCAGTGTGGTGGCTTTCCACTGCCCTTGCTCACCAGCCCGAAACTACCTGTATGGGCTGACAGCCATCGGTGTGCCCGCCCTGGTGCTCTTCCTCATCGGCGTCATCCTCAACAACCACACCTGGAACCTGGTTGCCGAGTGCCAGTACCGGAGGACCAAAAACTGCTCGGCCGCCCCCAACTTCCTCCTTCTAAGCTCCATTGTGGGCCGCGCAGCCGTGGCCCCCATCACCTGGTCTGTCATCTCTCTGCTGCGCGGTGAGGCCTATGTCTGTGCTCTCAGCGAATTCGTGGACCCCTCTTCGCTCACAGCTGGGGAAGACAGTTTCCCACTGGGCCAGGCCACAGAAATCCTGGCCAGGTTCCCGTGTGGGGAGGGCCCTGCCCACCTGTCAGATTCCCGGGAAGAGGTCAGCCGCAGGCTCAAGTACGAGTCCCAG CTCTTCGGGTGGCTGCTCATCGGTGTGGTGGCCATCCTGGTGTTCCTGACCAAGTGCCTCAAGCACTACTGCTCACCACTCAGCTACCTCCAGGAGGCCTACTGGGCGCAGTACCGGGCCAACGAGGACCAGCTCTTCCAGCGCACGGCCGAGATGCACTCACGGGTGCTGGCTGCCAACAACGTGCACCGCTTCTTCGGCTTCGTGGCACTCAACGAGGATGACGAGAAGCTGGTTGCCAAGTTCCCGGTGGAAGGCACACAGCCACGGCCACAGTGGAACGCCATCACCGGCGTCTATTTGTACCGTGAGAACCAGGGCCTTCCACTCTACAGCCGCCTGCACAAGTGGGCCCAGGGTCTGGCGGGCAACGGCACGGCCCAAGACAACATAGAGATGGCCCTGCTCACCTCCTAA